A single region of the Glycine max cultivar Williams 82 chromosome 20, Glycine_max_v4.0, whole genome shotgun sequence genome encodes:
- the LOC100808104 gene encoding uncharacterized protein, which yields MEPSKNNAQSKEDDTVALRRKRARRVSFADNEITSVHVFRRDDDDDSTSSPSEPPSSSDPSILGFFRDLASDSDDDEQPKLEDEAEAAANSFLRPVGSPSPGGSITADYDDDDDFGGPVSAHFVRPDRLSDSGVLEDITMDSTAFSLHYQSLAGSDSGDIKTRQFVRLGTPSSQGSYMELTEATKRPAEVVLDANSAGKDSNDMSIEVDHQMSFGYDIPSPAFDAAAAILAEGAPKESPHHSLEGSVISPVTHLHQIQPSDSSIKENKEFNVVKSRRKWVTSFLIVKGLCPCGGNPWGGSGLWCGWWVALTSTIWHHRNILIFQGKPFDHSKFGFLGGSTRGALYFLCSVPLVLFYLINNIIYISPSKKKKKEFNVGVIEIMPVCRQLDFDNGNRGTPLRVDEDKGMVSDTDHKSDQVIQNPIHRFTPLSLSGRKQLVMRSPDSSRHDGNITQPLVQSGLFVPEVHVAHGATPSSVHISILKMKTLEATPAISVLKEGMDRLKARLSKFSPGFSLSNKKYCEYKHDETRQTPLGEKLFSLTPDSNVYKGLVDGNEHGIQSNKNICKSSQNEETLDAKIDEENLSLISAHVSYNDENPKVVEMGASPSQMTHLTKVVDVDLADRTVEKGKDEILVPSPPIQEVTPQLCSLQDPPSMQDLSPKGNLDGHGLDNSYHSVLQVAQSHLTKSGISISSGKKLQDSPNMQNLSPKSNLDGHDNSYHSVLQVAQSPLTKSGISISSGKKLQDSPNMQNLSTKSNLYGHGLDNSYHSVLQVAQSPLTKSGISISSGKKLQDSPNVQDLSPKSNLDGHGLHNSYHSALQVAQSPLTKSGINISSGKKRKGVEIRSNGDNIDKIGRIGRSPEVHKSGNGDLQLLSEQIGSMRSEREKLGDQTLNDGDLILKKFLARTNQLLPPSVDKLNLRSISRLEDILVHLHKVKKKESLCSEIQSQLKITDPLNILRDKRVAETRTLLYDIAYEKAKLQLLHVKHDKLQKKVQQVSSGLQECETIKLNSIPSSSKSGAMDTQADDSRWQGKCRVSSQKVLEKKQELEILESKAKSWSEFLHSHCMMEGYQSYTNTIKAVSGYLQQRKSCKSIRQNLKLWEIEDFERKDGCYKVCLNYCGYLTQRFTVNTGQSSIIISNSLNDVNIGKTFPNLDGISAFVFVLHPHTTKKCTGSSIMARETQITSSLVSNLLDVVEEVQSAQIEFRNLVAAKFYSHSVQCLDLQLSFIDFCSGRRVEVTFDITCLKCGVYPAEVLPSQIHDPSSGEQKSLPSSLLDEIRTAAESVRVGYSRIIRLCRCISQVVQASTKSR from the exons ATGGAGCCTTCAAAGAACAACGCCCAATCGAAAGAAGACGACACCGTGGCGCTGAGGAGGAAGCGGGCGCGGCGCGTGAGCTTCGCGGACAACGAAATCACCTCCGTCCACGTCTTCCGCCGCGACGACGACGACGATTCCACTTCCTCTCCCTCCGAACCCCCTTCTTCCTCCGATCCCTCCATCCTAGGGTTTTTCCGCGACCTCGCCTCCGACAGCGACGATGACGAACAACCGAAACTCGAAGACGAAGCCGAAGCCGCCGCAAACTCCTTCCTCCGCCCTGTCGGATCCCCCTCCCCTGGCGGCAGCATCACCGCCGACT ATGATGACGATGATGATTTTGGCGGTCCGGTGTCGGCACATTTCGTCCGACCGGATCGGCTATCGGACTCCGGTGTTTTGGAAGACATCACGATGGACTCGACGGCTTTCTCACTGCACTACCAGAGTCTTGCTGGCTCAGACTCCGGCGACATCAAGACGCGCCAGTTCGTCAGGCTTGGAACTCCAAGCTCTCAGGGAAGTTACATGGAGCTCACGGAGGCGACAAAGAGGCCTGCCGAAGTGGTACTCGACGCAAATAGTGCCGGCAAAGACTCCAACGACATGAGCATTGAGGTAGACCACCAAATGAGTTTTGGCTATGACATACCCTCTCCTGCGTTTGATGCTGCTGCTGCAATTTTGGCAGAAGGAGCACCTAAGGAATCACCACATCACAGCTTGGAAGGTTCGGTTATTTCACCAGTCACTCACCTTCACCAGATACAGCCTTCTGATTCTTCAATCAAG gaaAATAAAGAGTTTAATGTTGTCAAGAGCAGGAGGAAGTGGGTCACctcttttttaattgtaaaaggATTATGCCCCTGTGGTGGGAATCCATGGGGTGGGTCAGGGCT ATGGTGTGGATGGTGGGTGGCTCTAACTAGTACCATATGGCACCATAGGAATATCTTGATCTTTCAAGGAAAACCTTTTGATCACTCTAAA TTTGGGTTTTTGGGAGGCAGCACCAGAGGTGCTTTGTATTTTCTTTGTTCAGTACCACTTGTACtgttttatttaatcaataatataatatatatttcgccttccaaaaaaaaaaaaaaagagtttaatgtTGGTGTAATTGAGATCATGCCAGTTTGTAGACAACTGGACTTTGATAATGGTAATAGAGGAACACCACTGAGGGTGGATGAAGACAAAGGAATGGTGTCGGACACCGATCATAAGTCTGATCAAGTAATCCAAAATCCAATACACAGGTTTACACCATTGTCACTGTCTGGAAGAAAACAATTAGTTATGAGGTCTCCTGATTCATCCAGGCATGATGGAAATATAACTCAACCTTTAGTGCAATCTGGGTTGTTTGTTCCAGAGGTCCATGTTGCACATGGTGCAACTCCATCTTCTGTACATATAAGCATTTTGAAGATGAAAACTCTGGAGGCTACTCCTGCCATTTCAGTTCTCAAAGAAGGAATGGACAGATTGAAAGCTAGATTATCAAAATTCTCTCCTGGATTTTCTctgtcaaataaaaaatattgtgaatACAAGCATGATGAAACACGCCAAACTCCTTTAGGGGAAAAACTGTTTAGTTTAACTCCAGATAGTAACGTGTATAAAGGCTTGGTTGATGGCAATGAACATGGAATTcagtctaataaaaatatttgcaaGTCAAGTCAAAATGAAGAGACTCTGGATGCCAAAATAGATGAGGAAAACTTAAGTTTGATTTCAGCTCATGTTTCTTACAATGATGAAAATCCTAAGGTTGTGGAAATGGGAGCTTCTCCCTCACAGATGACTCATTTAACGAAGGTGGTAGATGTGGACCTGGCAGATCGCACAGTTGAGAAAGGGAAAGATGAAATTCTTGTTCCAAGTCCTCCTATCCAAGAGGTAACACCTCAGTTGTGTTCCTTGCAAGACCCACCCAGTATGCAAGACTTGTCTCCCAAGGGTAACTTAGATGGTCATGGTCTTGATAACAGCTACCATTCAGTACTCCAAGTAGCTCAGAGCCATCTTACCAAATCAGGTATTAGTATTTCTTCTGGGAAGAAACTGCAAGACTCACCCAATATGCAAAATTTGTCTCCCAAGAGTAACTTAGATGGTCATGATAACAGCTACCATTCAGTACTCCAAGTTGCTCAGAGCCCTCTTACCAAATCAGGTATTAGTATTTCTTCTGGGAAGAAACTGCAAGACTCACCCAATATGCAAAACTTGTCTACCAAGAGTAACTTATATGGTCATGGTCTTGATAACAGCTACCATTCAGTACTCCAAGTAGCTCAGAGCCCTCTTACCAAATCAGGTATTAGTATTTCTTCTGGGAAGAAACTGCAAGACTCACCCAATGTGCAAGACTTGTCTCCCAAGAGTAACTTAGATGGTCATGGTCTTCATAACAGCTACCATTCAGCACTCCAAGTAGCTCAGAGCCCTCTTACCAAATCAGGTATTAATATTTCTTctgggaagaaaagaaaaggtgtCGAGATACGAAGCAATGGAGACAATATAGATAAAATTGGGAGGATTGGCAGAAGTCCAGAGGTTCATAAAAGTGGGAATGGTGACCTACAGTTACTTTCAGAGCAAATAGGTTCTATGAGAAGTGAAAGAGAGAAGCTTGGAGATCAGACTTTGAATGATGGGGATCTT ATTCTTAAAAAATTCTTAGCCAGAACAAATCAGTTGCTACCTCCTTCAGTTGATAAGCTAAATTTGAGATCG ATTAGCAGGTTGGAAGATATTTTGGTTCATCTGCATAAAGTTAAGAAGAAAGAGAGTCTTTGTTCAGAAATTCAATCTCAG ctCAAAATAACTGATCCTCTAAACATTCTTAGAGACAAGAG AGTTGCTGAAACAAGAACATTGCTGTATGATATAGCATATGAGAAGGCaaaattacaattattgcatGTGAAACATGACAAATTGCAG AAAAAGGTACAACAGGTAAGCTCTGGGCTTCAGGAGTGTgagacaataaaattaaattccatCCCATCTTCATCTAAAAGTGGTGCAATGGACACTCAAGCTGATGATAGTCGTTGGCAGGGAAAATGCCGG GTTTCTTCCCAAAAAGTATTGGAAAAGAAGCAGGAGCTTGAAATTTTGGAATCAAAAGCAAAATCCTGGAGTGAATTCTTACATAGCCATTGCATGATGGAAGGATATCAAAGCTATACCAACACCATTAAAGCTGTTTCTGGTTATTTGCAGCAGAGAAAATCTTGCAAGTCTATACGCCAGAATTTGAAG TTGTGGGAAATTGAAGATTTTGAGCGCAAGGATGGTTGTTACAAAGTTTGTCTCAACTATTGTGGTTATCTAACCCAAAG GTTCACAGTAAATACTGGTCAATCtagtataataatatcaaatagCTTGAATGATGTGAATATCGGGAAG ACCTTCCCTAACTTGGATGGCATTTCTGCATTTGTGTTTGTCTTGCATCCTCACACCACAAAGAAATGCACTGGTTCAAGCATTATGGCCAGAGAAACACAG ATAACAAGTTCACTGGTAAGTAACTTGCTAGATGTGGTTGAGGAGGTTCAATCAGCTCAGATAGAGTTTAGAAATTTGGTCGCTGCAAAGTTCTATTCTCATTCAG TTCAGTGCCTTGATTTGCAGCTGTCCTTCATTGATTTCTGTAGTGGGAGGAGGGTGGAAGTGACCTTTGATATAACATGCTTAAAATG TGGGGTCTATCCTGCTGAGGTCCTTCCATCTCAAATACATGATCCTTCCAGTGGGGAACAAAAGTCTCTGCCTTCATCGCTTTTAGATGAAATCAGAACTGCTGCAGAGAGTGTGAGAGTTGGATATTCAAGAATTATTAGGCTTTGTAGATGTATTTCCCAGGTAGTTCAGGCTTCTACAAAAAGCAGATGA